The genomic region CAACATGTTGGCGGCGGCGATGATTCGAGGTCCGGAGTCCAACGTCGGTCATGCTGCGCCGAATACGCACTCGGCCATTGTCAGCGAGCTTGCATAGCGAGTAGGGTGGAGTAAGCGCAGCGCAACTCCACCATTGCTCGATGGAATAGATCGTTTCCATGCCCGGCAAATGGGTCGGCTTTCTTCGGCTTGATGGTGGAGTTGCGCTGCGCTTACTCCACCCTACGAAAGGTGGAAGGTGCGACGGGATGTTCGAGGGACTGACACAACACCAACAGGGAGGGTTCAACGATGCAAGATTCATCGATCGATCAGACACAGGCGTTCTCGCCATCACGCCGTCGATTCCTGCGCGCGGGCACGACAGCGGCATTGGGCCTGGGCATGCCATCGCTGGGATGGTTGAGCGGCTGCGCATCGCTGCCGGATGCGCGTGCGTTGCCGTGGTCGGAACTGGCGCGGTCGATGCAGGGGCCACTGTTGATGCCGGGGTCGCCGGAGTTCGCGGCGCGGGCGCGGCCATGGGCGCTGCAATATGCATCCACGCTGCCGCAGGGCATCGCGCAGTGCGCGGGTGAAACGGATGTGCAGGCCTGCCTGCGCTGGGCGCAGGCGAACCGGGTGCCGCTGGTCGCGCGCAGCGGTGGGCATTCGTACGCGGGTTATTCGACGACGACCGGGCTGATGGTCGATGTGTCGTCGATGAATCGCGTCGATGTCGATGGCACGACGGGTATCGCCACGCTGGGCGGTGGCGCGCGCAACAAGCATGTCTATGCCGCGTGCCGGCCGTACAACCGCGCGGTGACGCACGGACGCTGCCGCGATGTCGGCGTGGCCGGGCTGGTGCTGGGCGGCGGCATCGGTTTCAACATGCGCGCGCACGGGCTGACCTGCGACGGTCTGACCGCGACGCGCATCGTGCTGGCCGATGGTCGCGCGTTGAACTGCAGCGCGACCGAGAACACCGATCTGTTCTGGGCCATCCGCGGTGCGGGCGGCGGCAACTTCGGAATCCACACGTCCTTCACGTTCCAGACGTTTCCGGTCGGCATGTTCACGGTGTTCGAAATGAGCTGGAACGACCATATCGCCGAAGTGTTCGCTGCGCTGCAGACGATGGCATTGGCCGCGCCGGAGGCGTTGGGCATCAAGCTCAGCGTGAAGGCCGAGGCCGGCGCGCCGGGCTTGAAGCTGTCGATCCTCGGCCAGCTCGCCGGCCCGCAGGCCGAACTGTTGGCGCTGCTGGCGCCGGTGTTCGCGATGCATCGGCCGGTCACGTCGGTTGTCGAAGAGCGGCCGTACTGGGACGCGCAGGAATTCCTGTCCGAAGACGGCACGCCCGAGTATTCGCACGAGCGCTCGCGTTTCGCGCGCGGCGCGCTGTCGGGTGAGGCCATCGACACCATTCTGGCGAACCTGCGCGCATGGCCGGGCACCACCGTGGCGGCGACCTGGAAATTCTTCCTGATGGGTGGACGGATCGATGCAGTGTCGCCGACCGGCACCGCGTTCGTGCATCGCGGCGCATCGATGATCACCAGCGCCGAACTGGAATGGACGCCCGCCGATTCTCCCGAAGTGCTGGCGAAGAACCAGCAGTGGCTGTCGCGCTTCCACGATCGAATGGAGCCTTACACGTCGGCGCACTGCTACCAGAACTTCATCGATCCGAGCCAGTGCGATTACCTGCATGCGTACTATGGCGACAATCTGCCGCGCCTGCGGGCGGTCAAGCGCGAATACGACCCGGGCGACCTGCTCCGTTATCCGCAGTCGATCCCGCTGTAGATCGCAAAAACGTTTTCGTAGCCCGGGTGTCGCTCAGCGACACCCGGGGCTCTTCGCGACATCGCAAAGTCACCGCATCGCTTGTGGTCCAATGGGCGTTTGATCGTATTCCATGCGCTTTGAACAGCGGCGTATCTTGAGGTTGGGCTTTCTCGCGAAAAGCCCCGGGTGTCGCCGTGCGACACCCGGGTTGCGGAGATGTGCCACGAACGCCTTGGGCTCAGCGGTTGAACGCAGGCCCGTTCACGCCCACATAGCCGTTCGCGCAGCCGGTGGTGCAGGTGGTGGCCAGCATGTTGTAGACGATCCGTCCGGCATTGGTCTTCGAGCGGAAATGGCCGATGCCGTTGCTCAAGTCGCCGCCGCCGGCGTTGTACGGGCTGCCGTCGGCCCAATCCCAGTCGAAGGTATAGGTGCTGCTGCCCGCGCCGATGTCGACCTGCGCTTTGACATTGGTGGTGGCGTTGAACAGCGCGCCGCTGCTGCAGCCGGCGGTGTAGCTGGTGGTGTAGCAGTGGACCTGATCGTAGAGGCCGCCGGTGATGGTGTAGAAGCCGATCGACGGGTACTGCGTGGGCATCGCGCGCAGGCTGGTGGTGCCGCTGCCGGTCCAGCGGTTGTAGCCGTAGAACATCACGCCGGTGCTGGGGTAGTAGCCGAAGGTGTAGTAATCGTACGGGTACACGTAGGCTTCGGCGTTGCAGGTGGGTGCGAGCGCCGACTGGTAGCCGGTGGAATAGCAGGTGTTCAGACCGCGCAGGCCGCCGGCGATATTGACGAAGCGGCGCACGCTGCCCGAATAGTTGTAGTACTTCACCATCGCCAACGCCATGCTCGAACCCATCGAATGCGCGACGATGTCCACCTGGCTGCGGCCGGTGTGCGTTTTCACCGCGTCGATGAAGGTCTTGAGGATCTGGTACTTCGCCGGCTTGTGGTAGTTGTTCTGCGGTGCGCCGCGTTCGCTGGCATCGAGATAGGTGATGCCGAACAGTTCGCAGTCCTTGTAGCCGCGCGCCTTGAGTTCGTCGTATACGGAATTGGCCGGCGTGGTGTAACCGGTCACCGCGCTGGGCGGCATGTCCAGACTGATCGCGCTGTCGCCGTTGCCGTGGATGTAGACCACCGGCGTGCGCGTGGGCGTGCAGGCGCTGGCGCCGCCGAAACCGCCGCTGCCCACACCGGGGCTGAAGCCGCCCGCGTACTGGGTGGCCGTGCCGGTGCAGGTGAAACCGTTGTTGGTGCCGCAGGTGAGCGCCTGTGCCTGGCCGGGCAGCAGCAGTGCGGCGGCGCCCAACGCGGGCAGGGCGAGCGCCAGCAGTGCGGAGGAAGTCGTGGACAGAAGAGCCGGAACGAAGTTCGACGTACTGTGGTGCATGGGTATCCTCCCCGGAATGCCGGCCCGTCGATGACGAGCGACGACAGCCGATGCTGTGCCTGTCGCAGTGTCGCCGCCATTGCATGAAAGGGCATGATGCAGTGCGTCATGCGCCGCGCCGGAATGCGCTGGGTCCCTTGGAGCGGGTGCACGTGTCGCGCGCACCCGCACTGCTGCAGGATGGGATGCCCGCCGATTGTCGATCAGTCGTGTTCCCCCTCGCGATGACGCAGGTAGTTGGGCGGCATGAGCCTGCGTTCGATCAGGGTGTAGTTCCTGTTGTCGGCCGCATCCGGGAACAGGCGCTCGAACGTGGCGGGCGGCATGAACTGCCGGAACTGGCTGAGCAGCGTTTGAAACTCCGCGTTGACGAAGCCGGCATATTCGTCGTGATAGGCATCGTTGGCGGTTCTGTAAAGCCGGTTGTCGGCGGTGCCCTTGCTGTCGGAGAAGATCCTGTCGTGCCGGACGATCTCGTCGATCATGGCTGGATCGGAAACCTTCAGTTCGTCCGGCAGATGGTCGAGCATGCCGCGCACTTCGTGGGCACGGGCTTCGCCTGCGGTGTGATTGTTCAGCTGGTGCCCGATGTGGTGGCGCATGACATTGCGCGCGAGTTCGTGCGATTTGATCAATGCGGCATCGTCGGCTTTTTCGCCGAGAATTGCCTTCACGACCAGTGCGGCTGCGAGGATGGCCGCAGCGTTGGCGTCCTTGCCGTGAAAGCCGTACACCCAATAGCTGGCCGACAGGCTCGGCGGCCAATTGACGGGACTGAAGATGAAAGCGCCCTGCAGCGTCGACCACAGGATGCGATTGCAGGCCTGATGGCAGACGCCGGTGATTCCGTAGACCAGTCCAGCCCAGCAGGACACGCTGTAACCATTGAGCGATGGGTTGAGCCGCCAATACTCGTCCCATTCGTCGATGGTCCAGTCGTACTGCTGCAGGATCGAGAATTGCGCCATGCCCAGCGCCACCGACAGGTTCGCGCGAAGCGTTTTTCCCTGCGGTCGCGACCAGAGGACCGTCGGTGACCAGAGCTCTTCCGGATAGCGGACGCCGGTGTGGCCGCGTTCGTGCTCGCTCAGCGCGAAGGAACCGAAGCAGGGCATCGCATAGCGTCGACCGTCCTTTTCGGCGATCGCGTAGGTGTGATGCGCGAGGTTGATGCCGGCGAGATTGTAGAAGCCGGCCTGGATGTTGCAGTCGTAATAGGCGCTCTTTCCGGACGCGTTGTCGTTGTCGTGCATGGTCGAATCCCCCTGTCTGGATGGCCGCATCGGTGGTTGGCGCGTGAAACGTCGACATCGCGGCGAGGATGGCGACGGAACGGAGATCGATGGTGCGTCGATGGAATCGAGCGCGCTGCCGGGAGAGGCGCGATGCGGTTTTGAACGATGCGGCCGATCAGGCGGATGGGTGCCGGCGGCTCGTTGGAGGCGTCGGTGCGCGCGCGTCGTGGCGCAGGGCGGCGGGTCGCCGTGGAATTGCGGGAATCGCTGGAGGAAGCAACGACTTCACTGTGTTCGGCATCGACCTGTCCTTGGCGACCTTGAATCGGCAGTTGTGCGCTGCCTCGCGGTGTGGATCGAACTTATCCCGGCGAACGGTCGATTGCACGCGGCACCGCACAAAGGCCGCAAGCAGCGGTGCGCAAGGCCGAACCCGAGTCGCTTCGCTCGCGCAGCGACTTGCTTCCAGCCCCCGCCGGTCCGGACGCATGTCCGGACCGGCTCACTGTGAACATCCCATCATCGTTGGAGTGCCGGAGATCCGGCGTCGGAGCGAACGTCCCGGTGCTGCCGTTCCGATCGCCATGTGCCAGGCTCGAAGCCTTGGCGATCCCGACGATTATGGCGCGGTGGAGCAGGTGCCCGTGACGTAGGTGAAGCGGTTCGTCTGCAGACCCCAAGAGAACGGCTGCATCCCGGGGCAGTTGGTCTGCGACATCCCTCCGACGATCTGCCCTTGCGCATTGAAATAGGTGTAGGTGATCCAGCTGTTGCTGCCCAGCACGGGTCTCGCAAAACCCGTTGCGGACACCATCATGCCCAGGGCCAGGGCGACGCCCAGGACGAGCCATTGGCGACGTCCCGCGAAATGTGTTTTGTCGTTCTTCATTGGAAATTGTCCTTTTGATCTCGATGTGTGGATTCCGATCGAAACTGTTGCGAGCGGCCGACGGCATTGTCACGGCGTGCCGGCACTGTCCCTATTCGCAGGAAGTGATGCCAGCCGGACATTCCCGGCATGATGGGGGAACAGTCGGGCGCAAACCGTACGCAGGGGCGACAGGCAATGGTGCGAGGACTTGCCCGGGAACGACTGTCGCCCGATGCCACGGCCCATATCGATTCTTTCTTTGCGACAGCGGTCTGCAGCGGTTTTCTTCGCGCGAAGATCGACCCGAAGCGTGATGGCCGCATGGTATGTGGTGGCTGATTTCCTTCCGGGCAGAGCGATACGCGCCTCGAAAATCCTTGCGTCGCGTCGAAGAACGAGGGCGCTGCAGCGCCCTCGCCGGAACAATGCCATTCCGTGAAACCGGAGTGTTCGATCAGAACGATATTGGGCAGTACAGTCTACGGCTGGCCGATACCGAGCCGAAACCGTTGCTCACGGTCGCACGCACCGTGTAATAGTAACCCTCGCCCGGTGGCAGCAATTGTGCGGATACCTTTCCGTTCGCGTTTTCGCTCGACGACTGCAAGAATGCGTTCCCGCACACGCCGTAGTACCAATCCCCTGCGGCTTGGCCAAGCCCGCCGGACCAATGGACGGTCGCCGCCGTCGAAGAGTTGTACGTGACCCTGCAGTTGTAGTCCGCTGCGTAGGCGCAAGACAGGCCCGTAATGACCGGCGGCGTGCCGCCACCGCCACCCAGCGTGTACAGCAGGCGATTCGGCGAGCCTGCCCCCGGATTCGTCACCACGTTCGGCGTCGATGCATTGATCAATGCCGTCGTCACCTGTGCGGGCGTGGCGCTCGGATTGCTCGCAAGATGCAGTGCGGCGGCGCCGGCCACGTGCGGCGAGGCCATCGAGGTGCCGCTGATGGTGTTGGTCGCGGTGTTGCCGGTGTTCCAGGCCGAGGTGATGGCGCCGCCCGGCGCGAAGATATCGACGCAGGTGCCGATGTTCGAGAAGCCCGAGCGCGAATCGTTGCTGTCTGTCGATGCGACCGTGATCGCCGAGGGCGCGGCGGCGGGCGATTTGAGGCATGCATCGCCGCCATAGTCGTTGCCTGCGGCCACCGCCACCGTGACGCCGGCGTTGCTCAGATTGGCGACGGCAGCGTCCACCGAGGCGTTGGCGCCGCCGCCCAGACTCATGTTGGCGACCGCCGGCAACACGCGATTGGCCGCGACCCAGTCGATGCCGGCAATCACGCCGGCCCAGGTGCCGGAGCCGCCGCAGTCGAGCACGCGCACCGGATGCAGGGTCACGCCCTTGGCGACGCCGTAGGTGCTGCCGCCGACGGTGCCGGCGACGTGGGTGCCGTGGCCGTGGCAGTCGTTGGTGCCGCCGCCGACGGCGTCGAAGCCGTTGCCGACGCGACCGGCGTATTCGTTGTGGCTGGCGAGCATGCCGGTATCGATGATGTAGGCGTGTACGCCGGCAGCGGTGGTGTTGTAGGTGTAGGTGGTGCTGAGCGGCAGATTGCGCTGGTCGACGCGATCGAGTCCCCACGTCGCGCCGGTCTGGGTAGCGTCGATGCTGACGTAGCCGTCCTCTTCGACGTAGGCGACGCGCGGATCGGCGAGCAGGCGCGCGAGTGCGGCGTCGTCGGCCTTGACCGTGAAGCCGCGGAGCACGCGGTCGTAGCTGCGGATCAGATTGGCGCGATGGCTCGTGGCGATGTCGCTGGCCACGGCAGCAACGCGTGCCGCGCGATTCGATTCGCCGGCCAGCGTTGCCGCCGAATTCTTGAGCACGACGATGTATTGACCGTCGACCGGATGCGCCGCGGTACGCAGGTCCGCCGCAAATGCCGTTCCGGCAGCGGTCGTGAGCAGGAGCGAGGCGCCGATCGCGGCTGAAAGCAACGAGATTCGATTGTTCATGTTCATTCCTTTGATGTCGATGTGATGGTGTCGATCTGACGCGATTCACATGGGCGCGAGTCGCGTCTCCACGGATCGCTGGCGGTTCCGCGATGCGCAGGGAACATCGTTGTTGACGACCATTCCCTGGCGCGACAACTGCGGGGATGACATCGATCCGCAGCCACAAGGTATGCCTCTGATCGCAAGAGAACAAGCGTGTATCCGGGGCGCATCGAAACAATTTGTTTCCTGATGGAGGCGGTCGTATTTCCACGCCGGGAACGGTGCCCGGATGCGCGAAAATCCGCAGGAGGTCACTGTTTCGTTGCGGGCGGGGACACGATGATGACCGGCTGCGCATGACGCCGGACCGGTGCCCGCCGCTTGGAGCGATGTCCGCACGTGCCGTGCCGATCCCGGCTGCGGTACTATCCGGGCATGCGCCGAACAGGCGTTGATGTCGGTCCGGATCGGGGGATTCGGGCTTGGGCCGGTCCAAGGATGACCTGCCGCCCGTTGGGCGGCCCGGCATTATCCGTGGGCACGAAGACAATACCGGGGGAATTCATGAGTCGCAGTTCGATGATGGCGCAGTTGATGCGCTTGGCGCGCTTGGCCGCGCAAGCCGAAAAAACGGGGCAGAGTGCGCAGGAGACGATCGAGCGCGATGCCGATGCGCAGGCAGCCGGCCGGCATGAAGCGCTCCGCGACGCCAGTCGTCGGCGTTTCACGCAGGGCGCGGTGGCGGGTGTGGCGACGGCTGCGGCAGGCGCGATGACGCCCACGGCCTGGGCCGGTGCCGCCAAGCTGCGGCGCATGATCGTCGGCAGCAATGTCGCGGTGGTCGGCGCGGGTCTGGCTGGCCTGAGCTGCGCTTCCGAGCTCGCGCGCAAGGGCGTGACCGCGCAGGTGTTCGAGGCGGCGGGTCACGTCGGCGGTCGCTGCGCGACGCTGCGCGGGTTCTTCCCGGGCCAGGTCGCCGAGCGCGGCGGCGAGTTCATCGGCACTTCGCATCACACCATGATCGGTTACGCACGCGCCTTGAACCTGCCGCTCGAAGACGTTTCGATGCTGCCGGGCAATCCGTTCTACCACTTCGACGGCCGCACGTATTCCGAAGCGCAGGTGGTCGAGGAATACCGCGCCTTCGCGGCATCGATGGGCGAGGATCTGTCCGCGCTGGGCAGCCCGATCGCCGACCGGTACACCGAGACCGACGAACTGTTCGATCTGATGACCCTGGACGATTACCTCACCCTGCAGGGTGCGGGTGGCCTGCTGCGCAAGGTGATCGGCGCGGCCTACGCCGCCGAATACGGCGCTGGCGTCGACGAACTGAGTTCGATCAGCTTCCTGCGCTTCGTGCACGGCGACAAGCGCGGCAAGTTCGCGCAGGTCGGCCAGGCGAACGGTCTCGTGGGCGGCGAAGGCTTCCACGTGGTCGATGGCAACGACCGCATCGCGACCGGCCTGGCCGCGCGCCTGCCGACGCCGGTGCAGCTCGGCCACAAACTGCTCGCGGTGCGCAAACTCGCCAACGGTCGCGTGCGGCTGACTTTCGATGTCGCCGGTCGCAGCGTACAGACCGATCACGACGCGGTGGTGCTGACGCTGCCGTTCAGCGTGCTGCGCGATGTGAAGCTCGATGCCAGCCTGGAACTGCCGGCGTGGAAGCGTTACGCCATCAACCATGCGGCGATGGGCGACAACACCAAGCTGATGGTCGGCTTCAACCAGCCGTACTGGTACGTCCAGCACGGCGCCAGCGGCACCGGTTTCGGAGATCGCTCGCATCTGCAGTCGACCTGGGAAACCAATGCCTACAACGGCAACGAAAACCGCGCGGTGCTGACCACGCAAATCGGCGGCGCATCGGCGAAGTCGCTGGCCCCGCGCAACGTGCAGGCGGAGGCGTTGGCCTTTCTCGATCAGCTCGAATCCGCCTTGCCGGGTGCGCATCAGGCCGCGCAGCGCACCGCCAGCGGCGATGTGCTCGCCTTCGCCCAGAACTGGTCGCGCAACCCGTACAGCAAGGGCGCCTATACGAATGCCCGCCCGGGGTATTTCACGATGATCGCCCACAACGAGGCGAAGCGGATCGGCAACGTGATGTTCGCCGGCGAGCACACCAGCAGCTTCTACGAATGGCAGGGCACCATGGAGGGCGCGGCGCTGTCGGGCCTGCGTGCCGCGGCCGAAACCTGCACGCTGTTCCGGGTGCGTTGAGTCGCCCGCGACTGCAGAACTGAAGCGGTGATGTCAGGGCGGATCCCGCGAGAGGGGCCGCCCGGTTCACCCCGATGCCCGCTCAGGCCGTCGTGGCGGGGTCGCTGCTGTCGTCGGCCGACGCTTCACCGGAACCGGACGACTGCTTGGCCGCCTCGCGCGCCTCGCGCTTGCGTGCGTCTTTCTCGTCCTTTTCCTTCTTTTTCGCGATCTCGCGCTGACGTTTTTCGAACGAATAATTGGGCTTGGCCAAGTGGGAATGCCTCGATAGCGGGAAACCCCAGTGTAATCGGGTGGGTGTGGGGCGACAAACAGGGCTGGCGACCGGCCTGGTCCGAGCGCCGATATCGCCGCCAGCGCCTTGGAGGGCGGCTTCTGCTCCCGGCCATCGTGTGTGACCATGGCGGCATCGCGGGCCGGCCGGAATCGCTGGCAACCAAGGATTCCGCAGGGGGCGGGATGCACGGACTCAAGAATGTCAGCCATCGCCATGACGATGCGCTCAGCCGCATCGGCTGGGCGGACTTGGAGCGCCTGCTCGCGACGTATTACCGCGAAGTCGGCTGGTGGGTCGAGCATGCCGGTACCGGCGGCACGGGTGCGAAGTTCGACGGTGGCGTGGATCTGCGCATCCGCCGCGACGCCGAGGTGGTGCTGGTGCAGTGCAAACACTGGAACGCGAAGCAGGTGCCGCACAACGCGGTGCACGAACTGCTGGGCCTGATGGTCAACGAAGGCGCGACCGGCGCGGTCCTGGTCAGCAGCGGCGAGTTCACCCGCGCGGCGATCGATGCCGCACAGCGCCATGGTCACGTGAAACTGGTCGACGGCGAGACCCTGCGCGGGATGCTCGGGCCGCTGGCGGAGCCCGAGCCGCCGCCGGACGCGGCGCCTGCAAAACCCGCAAGACCCGTGCGCCCACGCACGAACTCGCTGCTCTGGCTGGTGGCATTGGTGGGCGCCATCGGTTTTGTACTCATCGTCCGGACGGTGCTTCATCGCACTGCGGATACTGCAGTTGAACCATCGGAGGATACGCGCCGCGCACCCATGGCGCGGACGGCAGATGCCAGCTACGAGGAGTCGCTGCCGGCACCTGTTGCGCAGGCTGTCGCTGCGCCTGCCGTCGCGATGCCGCCGCCCAGGCCGCCTACGGAAGCCGAGATCCGCGAATCGCAGCGCAAGGCGGATGAGGCGATGCGGTTGATCGCGGACGATACGCCTGAGCTTTGACGACGCGCATCTGTTTGCCGGAGAGGCGTGCCGCCATGTCTGCCGTAGAATCGACCGATACCGCAGGGGGCGGCAAGGAGTGCCAGAGATGAATCGGATGCTGATCGTGGCTTTGCTTGCGTGCGGTCCGTTGCTTGCCTGCACGCGCAGTGCCGAGCCACCCGAACGCAAGCCGCAGCAGGCAGGCCAGCCACTGGACCCGGTCGAACTGGCCGCGCGTATCGCCGTCAGCCGTGCTGCAGCCGCAGTGGGCGATCAGCAGGCCGTCGAAGCCAATCTGCAGGCGATCGCCGAGGATTATCGCAAGGCGATCAAACTGGCCGATCCGGCCCGCAGTGTGGACCGCGAGTCGGCGCGGCAGGCGGCGCGTCGGGTCGACGGCGTCCGTTCGGTGGCATGGATCGATCGCGAGAATCTGTTCGTCATCGTCTCAAGCAATCCAGCGAGATCGTATGCGACGATCGACGCGATCTGCCTGGAACTCGAATCGCTGGGCGATACGCTCGGCGTGGTGGTCAATCTGCAGAGCGGCGCGGCCACCAATGGCGACGATCTGGAAATCCTGAGCCGCAATTGCCAGCTCGCGCCGGGCGATCGCGCACTGTTGCAGACCAAACGGCAGATCGACGTGATTCCCGCCGAGGTTCGTGCGCAGCATCGCGTCAACAATCCTGACGTGAGCGCGAAAGCGCTTGCCGACTGGAAGCGCAGCAATGCCGAGGCGATGCGCGCCATCGAAGACGATACGCCGGAGATGTGACCGTACACGAGCGCCGTTTCACGAAGTCGGCGACAATGCCCCCTCACTCCCACGACGCCACGATGCGATGAGAACCCCCAAGGGACTGCAACCTTTGATCGACGACGGTGTGATCGACGAAGTCCTGCGTCCGCTGAAAAGCGGCAAGGAAGCGTCGGTCTACGTGGTGCGCGTGGGCGATGAGATCCGCTGCGCGAAGGTCTACAAGGACATGGCGCAGCGCAGCTTCCAGGCGCGGGTGCAGTACCAGGAAGGCCGCAAGGTGCGCGGCAGCCGGCAGGCGCGGGCGATCGGCAAGGCCACCAAGTTCGGCCGCAAGGAGCAGGAGGAAGCCTGGAAGCACGCCGAGGTCGATGCGCTGTTCGCGCTGGCCGAGGCCGGCGTGCATGTGCCGCGCGCTTACGGCTATTTCCACGGCGTGCTGGTGATGGATCTGGTGACCGACGCCGATGGCCACAGCGCGCCGCGTCTGGGCGAAGTGGAACTGACCGCTGACGAGGCCCGTGCGTACCACGCGCGGCTGATCGGCGATGTCGTGCGCATGCTCTGCGTCGGCCTGATCCATGGCGATCTGTCCGAATACAACGTGCTGGCGACGCCCGACGGACCGGTGGTGATCGATTTCCCGCAGGTGGTCAGCGCCGCCGGCAACAACGAAGCGCGCAGGATGCTGTTGCGCGACGTGCACAATCTGCGCGATACGCTGAGCCGTTTCGCGCCTGAGCTGGCGGAGACGCACTACGGCGAAGAGATGTGGGCGCTGTACGAAAAGGGCGATCTGCGCCCGGATGCCGCGCTGACCGGGCATTTCAAGTTCGACACCCGCCGCGCCGACGTGCGTGCGGTGCAGCTGTCGATCGAAGACGCGCGCCAGGAAGCGATCATCCGCCAGCAGGGTCGCGAAGAAGCCGAAGAGCGCGACTGATCGCGTTCATTCCGTTTTCCGCATGCAGCGCTGATAGCGCTGGTTGACCCGCGTCGCGAACCATTCGGTGGTGAGTTTTCGGGTGATCTTCGGGCTGTGCAGGCGGATGCGCGGCAGCGTCGCGCGCGGCAGCGTTTTGCCGTTGCGCTTGTCGGCCAGGTCGAACACGCGGGTGTACAGATCGCTGTTCTCGAAGCTGTGGCGATGCGCGCCGGACAAGGCGCGATGGATGTCGTCGGGCGTCATGCCGAGTTTTGAGGCGAGTGTGATCACCGCTTTTTCGGTTGTGCCGATCTTGTCGCCGTCCTTGCTTTTTCGGTAGCGGATCAGATCGCCGTCGAGGTCCAGCGGAATGCCGGTCGCCACCGACACCGCGTTCTGGAATGCGGCGTTGCGGCTGGCGTAGCGGCCGGCGTTGAAATCGGCGAAGCGGAACAGCGGCTTCTCATACGACGCGGGATAACCGAGCAGATGGGCGATGCCGAAATACATCCCGCCGCGGCGGGTGAACACTTCGTGGCGGATCGAGCCATCGACGGCGTAGGGGTAGGGGCGTTCGTTGGCATGCGCTTCGGCGAACGCGATGCTGACCTGCATCGGCCCGCCGGTATGCACCGGGTTGGCGCGGGCAAGCAAGCGCTTGCCCATCGGCACGCGCGCGATCATTTCCTCGAAGATGTCGCTCAGTTCCTTCTCGGTGCGCACCGCCGAGATGCGCGTGTCCCAGGTGTCGCCGTTGGGCGATTTCATCTGCAGCGCGGCGCGAACGGCGAACGCCGGAATTTTGTAACGCCCGGCGCGCTGTTCGATCTCGCTGCGCGCGATCTTGCCCAGGCCCGGCACCACCGGATTGGCGCTGAAGGTGGATTCCTGTTCGGTGATGGCCAGCGCCGAGCACAGATGCTGCGGCGTGGGTTCGATCTCCAGCGCCGCGAACGCCGCCTGGA from Lysobacter sp. harbors:
- a CDS encoding DUF1615 domain-containing protein, with the translated sequence MLTLLGGCDGRPPPPTPEQVRAQLRRLMPATVQDRAGWAEDIQAAFAALEIEPTPQHLCSALAITEQESTFSANPVVPGLGKIARSEIEQRAGRYKIPAFAVRAALQMKSPNGDTWDTRISAVRTEKELSDIFEEMIARVPMGKRLLARANPVHTGGPMQVSIAFAEAHANERPYPYAVDGSIRHEVFTRRGGMYFGIAHLLGYPASYEKPLFRFADFNAGRYASRNAAFQNAVSVATGIPLDLDGDLIRYRKSKDGDKIGTTEKAVITLASKLGMTPDDIHRALSGAHRHSFENSDLYTRVFDLADKRNGKTLPRATLPRIRLHSPKITRKLTTEWFATRVNQRYQRCMRKTE